A portion of the Vespula vulgaris chromosome 14, iyVesVulg1.1, whole genome shotgun sequence genome contains these proteins:
- the LOC127068921 gene encoding formin-J-like isoform X2 produces MSKSGSRYGRRSNWFKIHCLLQEQTNGNQSVGVSPGAPSPFGPTFLPGFLPQSQGQQATGAIYGSKDAKDPGSPSQDDLALQSHLLHVAMLKQERERSNKSPHPDDVALQNQLRMLAWRRERDRINGNSQQPPSSTPPREATPPFVCKRQQQQQQQQQQQQQQQQQQQQQQQQQQQQQQLPQPISSPIYPISFAHKDVVVASSPPEVFRPFLPSYKRTTDTPSDSGASSTEGGADGLHDTESRSNSALSYFKSNAASPTLSDRDFPARKINATVTLTAGYHPHALGLIYPPPGLITPATSQHSPRGGDLLLVSPSPGGLAIEQDEPIDLSVRSRLGSSPRPSRQGVATTAEDEDNEDEDEESNGKEEERDSIKDETTMKGKPLDLTLTVKRPAELPVSL; encoded by the coding sequence ATGTCTAAGTCCGGTTCGCGTTACGGCAGGCGCTCCAACTGGTTCAAGATCCACTGCCTACTTCAGGAACAAACGAATGGAAATCAGAGCGTCGGTGTGTCACCGGGTGCCCCTTCTCCGTTTGGCCCTACCTTCCTTCCGGGATTCCTACCGCAGTCTCAAGGTCAACAGGCTACTGGTGCCATTTACGGTTCCAAGGATGCCAAGGACCCCGGCTCGCCCAGCCAAGATGATCTGGCGTTGCAGTCTCATCTTCTGCACGTGGCGATGTtgaagcaagaaagagagcggAGCAACAAGTCGCCTCATCCGGACGACGTGGCGTTACAGAATCAGTTGCGTATGCTAGCTTGGCGTAGAGAACGCGATAGGATCAATGGTAATAGTCAACAGCCGCCATCTTCGACGCCACCGAGAGAGGCCACGCCGCCGTTTGTATGtaaacgacaacaacaacaacaacaacaacagcaacaacagcaacaacaacaacaacaacaacagcagcaacaacagcaacagcaacaacaacaacaactaccACAACCAATCTCGTCACCTATATATCCAATAAGTTTTGCCCATAAAGACGTAGTAGTGGCAAGTAGCCCACCGGAAGTCTTTAGACCGTTCTTACCGAGCTACAAAAGGACGACCGACACGCCGAGCGACAGCGGTGCCTCATCCACCGAAGGCGGTGCCGACGGATTACACGATACCGAATCGAGAAGCAACTCAGCCTTGAGCTACTTCAAGTCCAATGCTGCCTCCCCTACTTTGTCAGATCGTGATTTCCCTGCGAGGAAGATCAATGCCACGGTCACACTTACCGCTGGGTACCATCCGCATGCCCTCGGTTTAATATATCCTCCGCCTGGTCTGATAACGCCAGCTACTTCGCAACACTCGCCACGTGGCGGCGATCTATTACTGGTTAGTCCAAGTCCAGGTGGACTCGCTATCGAACAAGACGAACCGATCGATTTAAGCGTTAGATCGAGACTCGGTAGTTCCCCGAGACCAAGTAGACAAGGTGTAGCTACTACCGCCGAAGACGAGGATaacgaggacgaagacgaagaatctaatgggaaagaggaagaaagggatAGTATCAAAGACGAAACTACGATGAAAGGGAAACCGTTAGATCTAACTCTTACCGTGAAGAGGCCCGCGGAGTTACCAGTTTCACTTTGa
- the LOC127068921 gene encoding zygotic gap protein knirps-like isoform X1: MNQQCKVCGEPAAGFHFGAFTCEGCKSFFGRTYNNLGSISECKNGGVCVINKKNRTACKACRLKKCLIVGMSKSGSRYGRRSNWFKIHCLLQEQTNGNQSVGVSPGAPSPFGPTFLPGFLPQSQGQQATGAIYGSKDAKDPGSPSQDDLALQSHLLHVAMLKQERERSNKSPHPDDVALQNQLRMLAWRRERDRINGNSQQPPSSTPPREATPPFVCKRQQQQQQQQQQQQQQQQQQQQQQQQQQQQQQLPQPISSPIYPISFAHKDVVVASSPPEVFRPFLPSYKRTTDTPSDSGASSTEGGADGLHDTESRSNSALSYFKSNAASPTLSDRDFPARKINATVTLTAGYHPHALGLIYPPPGLITPATSQHSPRGGDLLLVSPSPGGLAIEQDEPIDLSVRSRLGSSPRPSRQGVATTAEDEDNEDEDEESNGKEEERDSIKDETTMKGKPLDLTLTVKRPAELPVSL; the protein is encoded by the coding sequence TCATTCTTTGGTCGAACGTACAACAACCTTGGTAGTATTTCGGAATGCAAGAACGGAGGTGTATGCGTGATCAATAAGAAGAATCGTACGGCATGCAAGGCTTGCCGGTTGAAGAAATGTCTTATAGTCGGCATGTCTAAGTCCGGTTCGCGTTACGGCAGGCGCTCCAACTGGTTCAAGATCCACTGCCTACTTCAGGAACAAACGAATGGAAATCAGAGCGTCGGTGTGTCACCGGGTGCCCCTTCTCCGTTTGGCCCTACCTTCCTTCCGGGATTCCTACCGCAGTCTCAAGGTCAACAGGCTACTGGTGCCATTTACGGTTCCAAGGATGCCAAGGACCCCGGCTCGCCCAGCCAAGATGATCTGGCGTTGCAGTCTCATCTTCTGCACGTGGCGATGTtgaagcaagaaagagagcggAGCAACAAGTCGCCTCATCCGGACGACGTGGCGTTACAGAATCAGTTGCGTATGCTAGCTTGGCGTAGAGAACGCGATAGGATCAATGGTAATAGTCAACAGCCGCCATCTTCGACGCCACCGAGAGAGGCCACGCCGCCGTTTGTATGtaaacgacaacaacaacaacaacaacaacagcaacaacagcaacaacaacaacaacaacaacagcagcaacaacagcaacagcaacaacaacaacaactaccACAACCAATCTCGTCACCTATATATCCAATAAGTTTTGCCCATAAAGACGTAGTAGTGGCAAGTAGCCCACCGGAAGTCTTTAGACCGTTCTTACCGAGCTACAAAAGGACGACCGACACGCCGAGCGACAGCGGTGCCTCATCCACCGAAGGCGGTGCCGACGGATTACACGATACCGAATCGAGAAGCAACTCAGCCTTGAGCTACTTCAAGTCCAATGCTGCCTCCCCTACTTTGTCAGATCGTGATTTCCCTGCGAGGAAGATCAATGCCACGGTCACACTTACCGCTGGGTACCATCCGCATGCCCTCGGTTTAATATATCCTCCGCCTGGTCTGATAACGCCAGCTACTTCGCAACACTCGCCACGTGGCGGCGATCTATTACTGGTTAGTCCAAGTCCAGGTGGACTCGCTATCGAACAAGACGAACCGATCGATTTAAGCGTTAGATCGAGACTCGGTAGTTCCCCGAGACCAAGTAGACAAGGTGTAGCTACTACCGCCGAAGACGAGGATaacgaggacgaagacgaagaatctaatgggaaagaggaagaaagggatAGTATCAAAGACGAAACTACGATGAAAGGGAAACCGTTAGATCTAACTCTTACCGTGAAGAGGCCCGCGGAGTTACCAGTTTCACTTTGa